From the genome of Leptospiraceae bacterium, one region includes:
- a CDS encoding membrane-binding protein, with the protein MKKRFHKLILIFSLLLGAIFILAVVLRNPKGNCVQGDCKNGRGILEFTKGLRYEGEFKDGLQHGFGTFADAKGNRYEGSWHKGKKQGFGTYSYPGGETYSGFFHKDKKWGKGIYTWNDQTRYIGMWKNGEPEGEGIVTLPGGKELKGIYKNGTIYEGEGIYIYDDGSKYIGEWKDGKRHGEGILKDKTGKIIFQGKWREGQFSKDNG; encoded by the coding sequence ATGAAAAAACGATTCCATAAGCTAATCCTTATCTTCTCCCTTCTATTGGGAGCCATATTTATCCTCGCGGTAGTGCTGCGAAACCCGAAGGGAAACTGCGTGCAGGGCGACTGCAAGAACGGCAGGGGAATTTTAGAATTCACAAAAGGACTTCGCTATGAAGGTGAATTCAAAGACGGGCTACAGCACGGATTTGGCACGTTTGCCGATGCTAAGGGCAACCGCTACGAAGGTAGCTGGCACAAAGGAAAAAAGCAGGGCTTCGGCACCTACAGCTACCCTGGTGGGGAAACCTACAGCGGCTTCTTTCATAAGGACAAGAAATGGGGAAAGGGCATCTACACCTGGAATGACCAAACCCGCTACATCGGCATGTGGAAAAACGGAGAGCCGGAGGGTGAGGGAATTGTTACCCTGCCCGGAGGAAAAGAATTAAAAGGAATCTATAAAAACGGAACTATCTACGAAGGAGAAGGAATCTACATTTACGATGACGGAAGCAAGTATATCGGGGAATGGAAAGATGGCAAGCGCCACGGGGAGGGAATATTGAAAGATAAGACAGGGAAGATAATCTTTCAAGGAAAATGGAGAGAAGGGCAGTTTTCAAAGGACAATGGATAA